A single region of the Biomaibacter acetigenes genome encodes:
- a CDS encoding ornithine carbamoyltransferase gives MQTIFRGKHFITLQEWTKEEIDTLLDVSFDLKRDFAMGKPTPYLKYKTIFLMFFEQSTRTRNSMEAGIAQLGGHANYLDTGTMQITHGESAKDTAIILSRFGHGIACRNCFWGIGNKYLREMAAWSTVPVINLQCDMYHPMQALADLMTIKEKVGDMRHLKVSIIWAYATTHKKPISVPVSQVLLFPRYGMDVTLAFPEGYDLPDFIIEQAKQNAQKYGGSVRITHDMDEAYTDADVVIPKNWGSWVKNPDTKVVDDLLEANRSWKCTREKMALASKDVMYMHALPADRGNEVEDSVIDGPHSIVYDEAENRLHTAKAVMTLTMGGK, from the coding sequence ATGCAAACAATTTTTAGAGGTAAACATTTCATTACATTACAGGAGTGGACAAAAGAGGAAATAGACACCCTCCTGGATGTCTCCTTTGACCTCAAGAGGGACTTTGCCATGGGCAAACCCACGCCCTACCTGAAATACAAGACCATATTCCTCATGTTCTTCGAGCAGTCCACCAGGACCAGGAATTCCATGGAAGCTGGCATTGCCCAGCTGGGAGGCCATGCCAATTATCTTGACACCGGCACCATGCAGATAACCCATGGAGAATCGGCCAAAGATACCGCCATCATTCTTTCCAGGTTCGGCCACGGCATTGCTTGCAGAAACTGCTTCTGGGGCATCGGCAACAAGTATTTACGGGAAATGGCGGCATGGTCTACAGTGCCCGTCATAAATTTACAGTGCGATATGTACCATCCCATGCAGGCATTGGCAGATTTGATGACTATAAAGGAAAAGGTGGGCGATATGCGCCACCTCAAGGTCTCCATCATATGGGCCTATGCCACTACCCACAAGAAGCCCATTTCGGTGCCGGTATCCCAGGTCCTGCTCTTCCCCAGGTACGGCATGGATGTGACGCTGGCTTTTCCCGAGGGCTATGACCTCCCCGATTTCATCATCGAGCAGGCAAAGCAAAATGCTCAAAAGTACGGCGGAAGTGTAAGGATAACCCATGATATGGATGAAGCCTATACCGATGCCGATGTGGTCATCCCCAAAAACTGGGGAAGCTGGGTTAAAAATCCCGACACCAAAGTGGTGGATGACCTCCTGGAAGCTAACCGGAGCTGGAAATGCACCCGGGAAAAAATGGCCCTGGCCAGCAAAGATGTGATGTACATGCACGCCCTGCCCGCCGACAGAGGCAACGAGGTGGAAGATTCGGTGATAGACGGCCCCCATTCCATAGTCTACGATGAGGCGGAAAACAGGCTTCACACGGCAAAAGCCGTCATGACTCTGACCATGGGCGGGAAATAA
- the preA gene encoding NAD-dependent dihydropyrimidine dehydrogenase subunit PreA: MYRERDISIDFLGIRLDSPFILSAAPSTDELELAYDGLKEGWAGVILKTTSVEENPVPLKYPMMSSFGPQSRKVTGLGNIDLISQYHIDVIEKRVKALKESFPHKMIGASIMGAKKEDWQSLVHRLKKAGVDIIECSFSCPQGSMGEAPGRMLAQSVEATEKVAGWVKEAAGDTPVLIKITPQVTDIVEVARAVKRGGADGITASNTIPSLLGLDIYTFEPYPSLFGKGGYSGLSGSAIKPITLRTIAEIARNVDIVISGNGGAFNWKDAVEFMAVGAGNVQFCTLPMHYGFRTIRDLKSGLAGYLDAMGFKSPADIVKKALKNIYSHEEIPAPKTRAQLIEEKCVGCGLCYVACRDGGHRAIEWRSGNVPGQDDSRKPAFDEEKCPGCAMCMQVCPVDAIRMKEQMDGRCQYYEEVR, encoded by the coding sequence ATGTACAGGGAAAGGGATATATCCATAGATTTTTTGGGAATACGCCTGGACAGCCCTTTTATCCTATCCGCCGCCCCATCTACCGATGAACTGGAACTGGCCTATGACGGCCTCAAAGAGGGGTGGGCTGGGGTGATTTTAAAGACCACTTCGGTGGAGGAAAACCCTGTGCCCCTGAAATACCCCATGATGTCATCTTTTGGACCTCAGAGCCGGAAGGTGACGGGGCTTGGAAATATCGACCTCATTTCTCAATACCATATAGATGTCATCGAAAAAAGAGTGAAGGCGCTGAAGGAGTCCTTTCCCCACAAGATGATCGGAGCTTCCATCATGGGGGCTAAGAAGGAGGACTGGCAGAGCCTGGTGCACCGTCTAAAAAAGGCGGGAGTTGACATCATAGAGTGCAGTTTCAGTTGCCCCCAGGGAAGCATGGGGGAAGCTCCCGGCAGGATGCTGGCCCAGAGCGTGGAAGCCACCGAAAAGGTTGCCGGATGGGTAAAGGAGGCGGCCGGAGATACACCGGTGCTCATCAAGATAACTCCCCAGGTGACGGACATCGTAGAAGTGGCCAGGGCCGTGAAAAGAGGCGGGGCCGACGGAATTACAGCCAGCAACACCATCCCGTCACTCCTGGGCCTTGACATATATACCTTTGAGCCCTATCCATCCCTTTTTGGAAAGGGCGGATATTCGGGGTTGTCCGGTTCTGCCATAAAGCCCATAACCTTGAGGACCATAGCGGAGATAGCCAGAAATGTGGATATAGTGATTTCCGGCAACGGCGGGGCCTTTAACTGGAAGGATGCGGTGGAATTCATGGCCGTAGGGGCCGGCAATGTGCAGTTCTGCACGCTGCCCATGCACTACGGCTTCAGGACCATAAGGGATTTAAAAAGCGGCCTTGCCGGTTACCTTGATGCCATGGGCTTCAAATCCCCGGCGGACATAGTTAAAAAGGCCCTGAAGAACATATATTCCCATGAAGAGATTCCTGCACCTAAAACCCGGGCCCAACTCATCGAGGAAAAATGTGTGGGCTGCGGCTTGTGCTACGTGGCATGCAGGGATGGAGGCCACAGGGCCATAGAATGGCGGAGCGGAAACGTTCCCGGGCAAGACGACAGCAGGAAACCAGCCTTTGATGAGGAAAAATGTCCGGGCTGCGCCATGTGCATGCAGGTTTGTCCGGTGGATGCCATAAGAATGAAGGAACAGATGGACGGTCGCTGCCAGTATTACGAAGAAGTAAGGTAA
- a CDS encoding FAD-dependent oxidoreductase, which translates to MEDRRKFSREQALIEAERCLYCYDAPCEKACPAHVPVPEFIQSVRTGNLKGARNIIREANPFIEICGVICPEFCSEQCIRGKIDTPINVRQLHKFVTDNTDPEENLEPAERTGQKVAIVGGGPAGLSCARELSRLGYKPVILEKDVVGGIPAQEIARTRLDEEIAGKETGFIVKHFVEEVKRAEVEFVGDLLKEYGAVFISTGLEKEQEPDIPGTDLEGVFFAREILKNVRKGQKSPAGRRVGVIGGGNVALETAAVLKAEDPGRDVEVIYRRGLKELKAFREEIEEAVERGVTFQFMAIPREIRGDAKVEGIMVTRARLSEPDESGRRRPEPVENSDFFIPLDTIIIAIGQKAGEKFPEIEKTAAGLIKVNDKLETNIPGVFAGGDMVNGACTVVESVRDGKKAAASIAEYLERGKA; encoded by the coding sequence ATGGAAGATAGAAGAAAGTTTTCCCGGGAACAGGCTCTCATAGAAGCGGAAAGGTGCCTTTACTGTTATGACGCACCCTGTGAGAAGGCCTGCCCGGCCCATGTGCCTGTCCCCGAATTTATTCAGTCGGTGAGGACCGGCAATTTAAAGGGCGCAAGAAATATAATCCGGGAGGCAAATCCTTTTATTGAAATTTGCGGCGTCATCTGCCCCGAATTCTGTTCGGAGCAATGCATCCGGGGAAAGATTGACACTCCTATAAACGTAAGGCAGCTTCACAAATTTGTTACCGACAACACCGACCCCGAGGAAAATCTGGAACCCGCGGAAAGGACCGGGCAAAAAGTAGCCATAGTGGGCGGAGGACCCGCAGGTCTTTCCTGTGCCCGGGAGCTTTCAAGGCTGGGTTATAAGCCTGTGATCCTGGAAAAAGATGTGGTAGGAGGCATACCCGCCCAGGAGATTGCCCGGACCCGCCTGGATGAAGAGATAGCAGGCAAGGAAACAGGTTTTATTGTAAAGCATTTTGTGGAAGAAGTAAAAAGGGCCGAAGTGGAATTTGTGGGCGACCTCCTGAAAGAATACGGGGCGGTTTTCATTTCCACCGGCCTTGAAAAAGAACAGGAGCCTGACATCCCGGGCACTGACCTGGAAGGGGTGTTTTTTGCCCGGGAGATTCTGAAAAATGTAAGAAAAGGCCAGAAGTCTCCCGCAGGCAGGAGAGTAGGGGTCATAGGCGGAGGCAACGTGGCATTGGAAACGGCGGCAGTCTTAAAGGCCGAAGACCCCGGCAGGGATGTGGAGGTAATTTACAGAAGGGGCCTGAAGGAATTGAAGGCCTTCCGGGAGGAGATAGAGGAGGCCGTGGAAAGGGGAGTGACCTTCCAGTTCATGGCAATACCCCGAGAAATCAGGGGCGATGCAAAGGTGGAAGGCATAATGGTGACCAGAGCCAGGCTATCGGAGCCGGACGAATCCGGCAGGAGGAGGCCGGAGCCTGTGGAAAACTCCGATTTTTTCATACCTCTCGATACAATAATCATAGCCATAGGTCAGAAGGCAGGAGAAAAATTCCCGGAGATAGAAAAGACCGCAGCCGGCCTCATAAAGGTGAACGACAAGCTGGAGACCAATATCCCCGGCGTCTTTGCCGGTGGAGACATGGTGAACGGAGCCTGCACTGTCGTGGAAAGCGTGAGGGATGGCAAGAAGGCCGCAGCTTCCATAGCAGAGTATCTTGAAAGGGGGAAGGCCTGA
- a CDS encoding (2Fe-2S)-binding protein yields MEEIMISFTLNKKSYEMKVPPNMTLLEIIREKVSLTGTKEGCGKGECGACTVIFNGRSANACLILAPQADDAEITTIEGISDEGGLHPVQKAFIEEGAIQCGFCTPGMVMSAVYLLDKNPHPNADEIREGLSGNLCRCTGYTKIIKAVERASEYNA; encoded by the coding sequence ATGGAAGAAATCATGATTTCTTTTACTCTTAATAAAAAAAGTTATGAGATGAAAGTTCCTCCCAACATGACCCTCCTGGAAATAATCCGGGAGAAGGTGAGCCTTACCGGAACCAAAGAGGGGTGCGGCAAGGGGGAGTGCGGTGCCTGCACTGTAATATTCAATGGCCGTTCTGCCAATGCCTGCCTGATACTGGCCCCTCAAGCCGATGATGCCGAGATCACTACTATCGAGGGTATAAGCGATGAAGGGGGACTTCACCCGGTACAAAAGGCCTTCATAGAAGAAGGTGCCATCCAGTGCGGCTTCTGCACTCCTGGCATGGTTATGTCGGCGGTTTACCTGCTGGATAAAAACCCCCACCCAAATGCTGATGAAATAAGGGAGGGGCTATCGGGTAACCTCTGCCGCTGCACAGGCTATACCAAAATCATAAAAGCAGTGGAAAGGGCCAGCGAGTATAACGCATAA
- the modA gene encoding molybdate ABC transporter substrate-binding protein yields the protein MKVKFTGGLISVLLTAAILMAIIADGCGSSESSSQARRQIKRFQDLASPDVKIAIGDPELAPVGKYTVAVLENIGEKDGDLKQKIDKNIITREPNVRAILDKVVNKEVDAGFVYTTDAMIEKDRICVIEIPEEVQVVSEYPVCVLKESDNKPLAEVFFKYILARQGQEVLKKYGFVPAVKDPADFKPGNFQSQTLVVFAAASLTNAFSEMGKSFEQKTGVKVKFQFGASGTLRQKIEGGAVGGEGGADVFAAAGMKDAEILREKGLSGDMAPFVKNKLVVITPKN from the coding sequence ATGAAGGTAAAATTTACGGGCGGGTTAATCTCTGTATTGCTGACTGCCGCAATTCTGATGGCCATTATTGCAGACGGATGCGGTTCTTCCGAAAGCTCCAGTCAGGCCAGAAGGCAGATAAAAAGATTTCAGGACCTTGCTTCTCCTGACGTGAAAATAGCCATCGGAGATCCGGAGCTGGCTCCTGTGGGTAAATATACTGTAGCGGTGCTGGAAAATATTGGGGAAAAAGACGGCGATTTAAAACAGAAAATAGACAAAAACATCATCACCCGGGAACCCAATGTGCGGGCGATACTGGATAAAGTGGTAAACAAAGAGGTGGATGCCGGTTTTGTCTATACAACCGATGCCATGATAGAAAAAGACCGGATTTGTGTCATCGAAATCCCCGAAGAAGTTCAGGTGGTTTCCGAATATCCCGTCTGTGTACTGAAGGAAAGCGATAATAAGCCACTGGCCGAAGTCTTCTTTAAATACATATTAGCCCGGCAGGGGCAGGAAGTCTTGAAAAAATACGGTTTTGTCCCCGCTGTGAAAGACCCTGCAGATTTTAAACCCGGGAATTTTCAAAGCCAGACCCTTGTAGTATTTGCCGCAGCTTCCCTGACCAATGCCTTTTCCGAGATGGGGAAGTCTTTTGAACAAAAGACCGGTGTAAAGGTCAAATTCCAGTTCGGGGCTTCGGGCACTTTGCGCCAGAAGATAGAAGGGGGCGCCGTAGGAGGCGAGGGCGGAGCCGATGTGTTCGCCGCAGCGGGTATGAAAGATGCGGAGATTTTAAGAGAGAAGGGGCTTTCCGGGGACATGGCGCCTTTTGTTAAAAATAAACTGGTGGTGATTACGCCTAAAAACTAA